Within Xiphias gladius isolate SHS-SW01 ecotype Sanya breed wild chromosome 14, ASM1685928v1, whole genome shotgun sequence, the genomic segment tattttttagtttttgttgttagACAGCTGAATGAGAGtgaaatactgatttaattGCAGCCAATAAACAgtacatgttaaccagctgtcaTTCTGAATAGGCTGCGCTGGTTTGataaaatccttattttataaTTGCAACAtcctctgacaaaatcaacataaatccaGGTCGataacagctgtgctgtgtatTTGGCTGTATTGGAATTTAAAATGAACGATCAGAGTTAAGTTTAGCTGCGACTAAAGGTTCTCTCAACTTTACTGGCACACAGCCCCCGACCCACACCGGGCTTGCTTAGGTCATCATTTTGGAAAAGCTCTATTTACCTTGTACAACCTGAAACACCAAgccagtgttttcagatttacacACTCTGATTCTGTTTTTGAAGAGCTCCGTTTTGGTGGGAGAAAAACACTGCTAGTCTGGAGGGAGGGCTGAaacggagagaaaaagatgcGTTTACAAATTTAAGCGGCTTAATGTGGATGTACTCTTAGATAGGATAGTCACATTTGCCAAGTAATCACAgcttgttttatattatttcatgGGCACAAAACTTATTCTGATGTTTCCAGTAGGCCCCTGAATGCAAAATTAgactttcatttattaatttttacttGAGGTCCTCTCCAGTTATGCCAACAACATATTAATGATTGGGATGAGAAAGTGTGAGCAAATGTTTCATATAGTTATTCTGCTAAACTATAACTCTGATCATTCTGAAGTAGTGAtttagttttgtagtttttgagAGCAGGTCACATGAGCCAGCTTAAttagttttgttgtgttgaGTCTAAGGGTGAGTGCTCCGTCTGAATAaccttccccctcctccccccattgtgtttttctttctgtctcttattTTATGCATGGACAAAACACATTAGCTTTCTCAACTGGAGTCTTTAGCAGAGTGTGAGTAATATGTGCATGTGGTAGTGTTTGTTTCAGGTGACTATTGTGTTGTCTCCCTGAagaaatataatcaaaatgtatttgtagcCAGGGTAGCCTTTGGCTTTGATGTTGCTGTGTTAGCACTGTGTAGGGAAAAGGGACCAAGTGTCTCTGGAAAGGCAACAAGGagcttttaaatcagttttgaCAGAGGTCATCCTAGAGATTGATGTACTAGGAATTAATGGAAATGAACATCATGTCCAAACTGCAGATAGATACAATAATTTCTCTCCTCTACAATGGAATACTACGACTATGTCTCTTCTTCTGCAAAAGGACATCCAGTGAGATCATCTCCTGATGAATGTCACTTTAGTATGACCTTTACTGCATTTTTATTGTCCTCTGTTGTTAGATTAATTACTTGGAGCCTGATCAAGAGGGTACTTCGGTTGCAAGTTTCCTATGTGCGTGTTGATTGGGAATGTTCTCAAGAATTAGGGAATAAATGCATGTATTTTAACCATggcaggatttttttaaatccacctGCCGTAATCTCAAAAATTTGCCCTTAATTTaattaactgtatttttacattgtctaGAAAACTTGCTTACTAATAACTGTATATCGAGATTAAGATTTATAAATTACCAAGGTATTTACAGGTTTTACAGTTGCAGACTTGCCCACTTGGCTGGCAGTCATACAAGACTAGgaatttatacacacacacgcacacacacacacacacacacacacacatatatacacccACACTAAGTTAGGtcaataagtatttggacagtgactcAATTTTTATAATTTCGCCTCTATACACtataatggatttgaaatgaagccatcaagatgtgattgaattgtggactcagctttaattcaaggggtttaacaaaaataatccattaaccatttaggaattacagccatttttatacatagtcccacATTGTGAGATACTCAAAactaattggacaaaccaacacaattataaatataaggattagtTTTAATACcttgatgaaaatcctttgcagtcaatgactggctgacgtctggaacccatggacatcaccaaatgctgagtttcctcccttgagatgctttgccaggccttacAGCAGCGGCCTTCAGTTGCTGCATGTTTGTGGGCTTTTCTGCCTTAagctttgtcttcagtaagtgaaaagcatgctcagttgggtttaGGTGACTGTCTTGGCCACTGatgaatattcaatttctttgcctcgAGAAGTTCTttggttgcttttgcagtatgttttgggtcactATCCATCTGTACTGAAACACTGTCCatcagtttttcagcatttggctgaatctgagcagatagtatagccccatacacttcagagttcatcctgctacttctctcagcagtcacatcatcaataaacatcagtgacctggttccattggcagccatacatgcccatgccgTAACActccctccaccatgtttgacagatgatgtggtatgctttggatcatgagttgttccttttcttcttcatgcTCTTCTCTTGCCAtaattctggtacaagttcatcttggtttcagctttccagagaatcttgttccagaacaggacaggcttttttagatgttttctggcagagtctaatctggcctttctgttcttgagtggtaccagtggtttgcaccttgtggtaaaccctctatATGTATATTCATCAAGGTGTTTCTtaattgtagactttgacaatgatatgccttCCTCCTTGATAGCTTTCTTGAcatggctagatgttgtgaaaggtttttcttcaccagggaATGAATTCTGTGATAATCCAcattagttgtcttccgtggtcttccaggttttttggtgttgctgagctcaccagtgcattccttctttttaagaatgtaccaaattgttgatttggccactccttaagtttctgccatctgtctgataggtttcttttgttttttcagcctaatgatgggCTCCCTCATTTGTATCAACACTTCTTTGGCCCGCATGTTGAGAGTTCCCTTGAACTgctaccaaatgtaaattcaacacttggaaacaagtccagaccttttatctgctcgATTtgtcatgaaactgattgtcagtcaattgtccaattacctttgaACCTCTGATAAGgaggactatgtataaaaatgtctgtaattcctaaacggttaatacgatgtttttgttaaaccccttgaattaaagctgaatgtctacacttcaatcacatcttgatggctttgtttcaaatccattgtgtttgtgtacagaggcaatattacaaaaaatgtgtcactgtccaaatacttaatgacctgtgtgtgtgtgtgtgtgtgtgtgtgtgtgtgtgtgtgtgtgtgtgtgtgtgtgtgtgtgtgtgtgtgtgtgtgtgtgtgtgtgtgtgtgtgtttgggtttgggtttgggtttgggtttgggtttgtgtgtgtttgggtttgtgtgtgtgtatttcacacatttacacactgctTTACATCCTCTTCACTCCATGACGCTATGCTATTTGCACAATTAAAATACTGAGAGAAACCAGAATAAGCTTTATATGTGTCGTTTTTGTATATATGTTGATGAGTAACATAGCAATGATAATAGATTTACATTTGCCTCAATTACAACCTTAATGTGAGTAAGATAACCTGCCTACATGATACATTGAAATTATCACAGATTGTCTGACCTAAATTACAACTGAATTATTAATACATAAAGGCTGTTTATTATCAGTGAAATTGATTACTTATTACTTATTGATTACTTGATATAGAATTTACTACTTATTAGTGTCTGGTTAAAATTTGGATGGGGCTAATTTTACAGTTCACACTGTAAACCAGGATTTTTGTTCTGATGCGCAGTAATGTTCTTGATCTACAGGGTATGTCAGTGATACACAGAGAGTGTTTTTGGAAGCTTTGTTGTACCTTAAACTGTGTCAGGAAATTAATCATCCTGTCCTAAGCCTATATGGGTTTAAGGTAGTTCACCTTTGCGAAAATCACCAGCTTGCCTGCTTTGGGGCTATTATTTACTTAAAATGCTCAGTGTACTGTAGTCACCTTTTCTTGAGTAACCAAGCACATACAGATGACCCTCAAAGCAGTGACATTTGTGAAGTGTTGAAACAGACTTTGTGATTGGTCATTTAGGCTAGATGGGAGATCTGACCttattgtttcctgttttgatcTCCGaccttttaaatgtatttcctttGCCTGACCAGGGATAAGACATCTAGTTTTGCCTGTGGGCAGAAGGTGTTGCTTAGCTACAATGACAGCAGAAATCAATACCCCTCTGGTGTGAGCTGATAAATTACCCAAGCGGTATTTCACAAAGGCATTTTGGGGGACGCTTTTGTTTGAAACACCTCGTGCATTAATTTTTAGCTTGCCTTGCCAGTGAAACCAGTAAAACCTATAACCATTGCAATATTAGTGCTACAGCATAACCCTTGAGCTGTAAAAGTTTGCCGTGTTAAGTCATTGTAATGCCTtaattttgtatgtgtttgttttgtgttgtttttgtgtgtgcccaCATtctgctgcaggaggagaggagaggaggagaggatgagcAGAGACTGTAGGGTAGCGCGCGGTATGGCCGCGGCGCTAAGTCAAGTCCACAATCTCAATGGTGGGGATGAGATGATTTGGTCGAAGAACCCGTGGGAAAACCTCATCGCAGCCCCAGCCAGAGCCAGAGGAGTGTCTACCTACTAGCCTACCCGCGCCCAAGAAGAAGCAGGATGCCAAGCAGGAAACGAAACAGGAGTCGAAGCAGGAGTCAAAACAGGACGGCAAGCAGGACAGCAAGCAGGACAGcaagcatgtttgtgttttatgtgtgctGCTGCAGACATTCTTCTGCAGGAGAGCACCAGGAGGAGAGACGTAGTATGGCAGCGTCCGTTCTTCGGCGCACCCACAAGGTCATCAGTGGGGCTCAATGGATTTGGGGCTCAATGGATTGGATGAGAAACCTTGTGAACGAACCTCAGCCCCAGCCAGACAGCCAGGTGAGACGGTGTCTCTCCACTACGCCTCGCCCAAGAAGAAGCAGGATGCCAAGCAGGAACgaagaaaacagaagaagagtCAGTCAAAACAGGACGGCAAGCAGGATTCCAAGCAGGACAGCAAGCAGGATTCCAAGCAGGACAGCAAGCAGGATTCCAAGCAGGACACCAAACAGGATGGCAAGCAGGAGTCACAGCAAGACATTAAGCAGGAGACAAAGCAGGACGCTAAACATGATACAAAGCAGGAGGCCAAGCAGGACATTCAGCACGATGGCCAGCAACAGGCCTCGTTGCAGGGAAAGGAAACTGACTCGAATGCCTCCCCAGCTGAGGCGGAGCAATGGACCGGCTCCAGGAAGCGGGGTGTGTCCTGTTTAGAGAAAAACATTACTCCTGAGAAGCCCGAGAACTGTGATAGAGGGAAAGGGGCGCGGGATGCCTCTCCTCCGATCAAAAGGCCCAAGCGGTGCTCCCGCTCTGGAGAGTCTCAGGGACACGAGGAGCACCCTGAGCCTCTGAAACCTGAAAGTCCAGTCTCTGTCCCAGAGTCTAGCAAGGACAACAGTTGTGAAGAATTTCCAAGCCAAAACTCTGCTATCACAGCTCCTGCCTCACCTGTCCTTAGTAAAAAGGAAAGTGAGCTGACAGGGGCAAAGGCAGAAGATGGTCACATGGAGTGTGGTGGGGCACCTCACAAATCTCACAAAGCTTCTAATGGACTCCGAGAGAGTAAAGCAGAGGAACCTAGCACACTCACTGAAGAGCCTAGTGCAAGTCCAACCTCTGCCACCAACTGCCCGTCGCTGCTCAATGGTAGCCAGACGGGAGCTCCCTCATCCCCTGACCCTGCTGTGCCTTGTAGAAACTCTGTCCTTGGGCAAATGGAGGTCTCTGGCTCAGGGGAATCGCCAGCCTCATCTGCACCGGCACTTGAGGCTGTTCCAGAGGATCCTGTCCCTGAGTTGATAGTGGTCAaggagcaggaggtggaggaggtagAGGTTGACGTGGTGGGCGAGCCCTTGTGCCTGGCCCATGAGGAGCAGGTGACAGAGAGTGACAGCGATACTAATGGCCGGCCACTAACACCATTGCAGGAAGCTGCTGCCTCCACCTCTTCCACCACACCCAACATGAACAGTAGTCcaatcaacaacaacagcaactcAGGAGAAACTACACCCCCACTAGCAACAACCCCCTCCCCCACAGAGCCAGGGTGCAATCCCTCAATATCCAGCATGCCCCCCTCTTTCACAGAGCTGTATGAACACAGATACACCCTACGGACTTCACCCAGGAGGGCTGCCACTGGTGGCAAAGCCACCTCCTCCAAGCCCAGCTCTCCTCCTAGAGACAATGGTCCCTTGAGGGAAGAGGGGGAGGTGTTGGTTAGGCTGGAGGAGGACTGCCCCTTGGTGGAGAAACCTCCTCCCTCAGACTCTGTTGGCCCCTCCAGTGAGGAGCCAGTGTCTGTGGATCCTGCAGACAGGGCAGGTGGCGAGATTGGTGGGTCTGTGGATGGCCAAGAGGCCGAAAGCAGCAAGGAGCTGACACAGAGCCaggctgcagaggaggaggaggaagaggaggagccaGACGTGTATTACTTTGAGTCTGACCACCTGGCTCTTAAACACAATAAAGAGTATGTGGGAGTTCCCCAGGGATTCTGCTTTCTCCTCATCTTTTGTTGATGTAGCTCTTACACATGTTGATCACTATATACTGCGATCGTTGCGTTACTTCTGGTCTGTGGTTTTGAATGAACCAGAGATGCACTTAAGCTAATGTGGATTTCTATGTGCTAAGGGGTATTTGGTATTTTGAAAGTGCTGAATGTTGTAAAACCTAAAGTATTATTCAATTTAGACTTAGGTCAGAGTTGAATACATATGAGAATCTATATTATTGTGTCAAAAACATTACTGTACATCAGTTGTTCTCAACCTTTTTGACTTGCAAATCCTTTTAAAGTGAAGCAGTGTCTGCCTATTCAGGCTGAATATGTGAATGAGTTGTGAGCAGTCCTCTTAACATCTCAGATAGTTTCATTTGAATAACTGTTAGACGTTTGAAGCAGTAACACCTTCACATGTTTCATAAGAAATTAATAAGATTAGAGGAAAGTCGGGAACAAAAGAATCAAAATTTGCGTAGCGGAACAatatttctcctctttcctaTCTGTGTTAGttatctcatgacccctcagatttatcttgcaaCTAGTGCTGCAACtaagttatttttcattattgattcatctgtagtttattttctcgattaattgtttggtctgttaaaatgtcagaaaactgtgaaaaatgccagttacaatttcccacagcccGAGTTCATGTATTCAtgattgcttgttttattcaacagtCCAAACCTTAAATACAGTCCCTGTGACTGTTGAGTCCTGTGctgatgaaggaaaaagaaCTTTATTCTGGCTATGACCCAGAGAGTTTTTATGTTtgaacagtatttattttataataaattgTTGGgggtaaatgtaaatataatgaaaaaaaatattattagcCTTTTTTGGCAGAAGACCACCCTTTAGCCCTGAAAACACatgtaaagaaatatttaattgCAATATAAGTGTATCTGAGTTTTTGCACCACCAACAAATAGAATGTTAAATTAGCCCAgatattttttgtctgttttgagaCTTTTCTCAATCGTTATGGGAATATATTGGTGAGCATCTAACTATAGCTCTTGTCTTATTGATTAGGTTTTTCATGCTTCAGCATTAATTTCCACCTTCCATCTGGTGCTGTGATTGTGTGAATTTCTTGCCAATTGTCAGATTTCCAAAGCCTGAGGAGATTGGATGTGAAAATTACTGTTCCGATTGCTTCTGTTCTCTCTTCTCAGGAAAAAAGAGTTGTTTTAGAGGAAAGTGTACGGCTTTGTAATTAGTTTTGTTGTCAGACGTCAAGCAAGACGGGATGTTTATGTTAGTGGACAGGTCTGATGCGTGCAGTCAGGCTCTGCTAACTGCACTATGGCAGATCAGCTGATTCATGATGCCTTTTCATAGGAGGATGGGTGGAGCACTTTAGGGGCTTAGAGATGTCATCAGCTGGGATCCTTTTGTCTTTGACACCACTATTGATAAATGTTTCAAATTTGGATAGTGGCTTTAGAATAAGATTTCCCTGCACTCGTATTGCAAGGTAATTTGATCAAGTTTCTGTGACATGCCAAGGTTTCGTTGTGGTGAGTAAGGATCATTTTTTAGGGAAGCGTGACTAGGCATTTCAGGGTTACTGAATAGGGAGAATTGACACTGACATGATTGATGATCTGTCTACAGAACATCTTGTATTTACACCTTACACCTTTTGTGGATTTTGACAAAATACCCACTATCTATAttgtataaatattaaaaaagaagaagaaaaaacaatctCCGACCTTTAATTATCAGGCATTAACATAGCAAAACTATTGTCCTGGCCAGCCTTTCATTGGCACCAGTGTTTGTCCGTGGACTTCGGGCCCAGTAGGTGGCAATGGAACACCAGACTTGTCCCTGGACACCTGGAGGGAGTCCAGAGTGTTGAGAAGCAGAGCCAAGTCCTCCTCGTTTCCCTGAAACAGATTAATGCACAGATCATCTGTTCATCTGAAGAAGTCAGCATGCTTGCTGCTTTCTCTTGCAGGGATATACATTTTAATCAGAATCACTCTAGAGTACAGGAGATGTGCAGTAGTATGTTTTAGTGCCACTGTTGCGGAACCAGATTTACAGCTTGCATTGTAGCACAGTACAAACTGATGCTGTACAAGGTCAAGTAAGCCTCACATCATTTAAAACGATGGTATCTGTAACTAATGAAGGGATATTAGGTTAAATAAAGTTGACTCGTCTGAATGTTTTTACTTGTAAGATTTTCAAACTACCGACAGCTACTGAATAAATTGTGTCCTGTGCAttgattttcattcatgtcCTGTTAGGAAAGATTGATCCATTCTGCTCCACTGAGCACCTGCACTAGGTTATAGCCATGTAGGATGCTGTCACATTACTGTCGATTCCTCCAGCTCTGCTCACGCTGTAAAGGCTCTGAGTCAGTACCACACTTAGTCATTGACAGCTCAGTTTGCACTTCTTCTGTTGTCCCAGAGGGTATGAGTGGAAAGGTCAGACTTTTACGTCGCCGAAGGCTCCTCAAGCACTACAAAACCTAAGTGTTAGTCATGCAAAGGTTTTCATATTTGCTGTGAGAGCTCAGTGATGTGCATAGTTACAGATCAGAtcagtgttgttgtgtgttttccattACCAggtaaacttttatttatttataagcTGCAGTTCTTGATGGGCCTCACTAGTAAAGTAACTCTAAAGGTTTTAGGTATTTGCCAAAACAGCTCGTTTGATTAGATGCATTCTTTATAGCCATTGCCAAGATTTTTGGCGCTCAAACACTTGTAAACACATTAAGGGCAAAATAGGTAGAAAGGATGGTAGAAATCCTCTTGTCTTGTGCAACTATTTAGGTTTTCAGCGCCATGGTTGAATTTTGAATGGTCTTGGGTCTAAAATTTTGATGCGCTACAGCATCGCAAGTGTCAGGTTAAATAATGTAATCAGTCCATGCCTTCCACTCTTGTCTAAACTCGCATTCCTTCATGTCAGTTATCAGAGGCTGCTGCAGACCATTGGAGTTCTCGAGGCCCAGCGCACACAGGCCATCCTGGACCTGGAGACGTTGGCACGTCACCAGAGAGAGGCACTCGCCGATCCCATCAGCTTTgtggagcagctgcagaaacgggtaaaaaaaaaaaaactaaacacagacCTGTGTCTTTAATAGACTAAGATGCATAAGACCTGGGAGTGccagggagaaaaaaattttGTGTAAAACAAACACCTGATGTGAATGAGTTGCAtttaaatgtgcaaatacactgtgcatgtttgtattttaatatgttaTCAGTTACTCTACATCAACCACTGAGACATGGCATGTAGGATCTTGTTCTTGGTCTTTGCCCCAGGAATACCTTGCTTGTTGAAACGCTGCTTGAATAAATATTTGGTAGCTTGTAAAATTTAGGGTTCAGACTACTATTCCTTTTCCATTGTATGACTGATTTTGTCCTGCATGTGTAATTAACTGGGCTGGAATGTGAAAACTGTACACTGTTTTCTACTTGTGATCTTGCTGACTGCTTACTCAATAGGATATTAGGGCAAATCAGTAAATTAATTAGTGTAGTCAGGTAAATGTGGCCACTAAATACAGTCAGAACACCTGCTGCAGAAGTTAAAGCAAGTACCCGCTTAAAATGTGGTGAAACCTTCTTTTTCAGCTCAATATAAAAATGGAAGCCCTCCATAGCACACGATTGGCCATCCCTTCTCTTGAATCTAGATATAGGAATCACTCGAAAGCCCCTGTTGCAGAAGCTATTTGGAAAAATTATTATGTGCTAACTTATGTACGGGAATGACTGGACTCCAAGGTACAagttacaaaaatatcaaaacttgGGCATACCcaatgaaagtaaaaatgttataaaatatgaaagttCTTCTTACTGtgtcttttggtctttttgtttgtcacatataTTATGTTGCGCTGAGACTTATAGAAGTTATGAATTCATTTGTTAATGGATCATGACCCCTGACTCTTGTGATCCTCAGGTGAATTTGGGCTTGCCGTGTCCTCAGCGAGTCGTCCAGCTCCCCGACATTGCATGGGAACAGTACACCTCAGGCCTCGGTGACTTTGAGAGAGAGTTCTGCGACAAGAAACGCAAAACCAGACGGCTAAAGCTGATCTTTGACAAAGGCACATAGAAATTTAGAATTGACTGTGAATTTCATTTAATATAGACGAGTTCTTAGTCTTTATCCTGTAGGGTTTACAATACAGTAAACAACAGAGAACGACTTTTGTCATCTCACAACTTTTAAAGATACTAATTCTGCTCATTTCCTCCCTTTAGGTTTGCCTATTAGGCCAAAAAGTCCAGTAGAGCCCAAGAAGGAGGGCGAGTCCTCCACCATGTACTCCCCTCTGCCAACTAGTGATGCCCCAGAGAACGGAAGGCAAACGCAGGTATAGCTCTGCCTCATTAAAATTATCCGTACAACACAcaaatgctgctgctgtcattgCAGTGGTGATTGTTTCCCAGTATATCATTAGTGCAGATGCAGCTACATCCATTTCTAATTGTAGCTGGTGAGACCCCATTTTCCTGCAGGTTACACTGCAAATCATCAGGTTATTACCATTTTACACTGCTTGGCCTCCTCCAACCTCAAGCACAAAAGATTGTATCTGGGGAAACGTGAGGAATCGCCTCTTCCACACCTCTGATTATTAGGTCTTACTCTTGgcctcttttgtgtgtgtgtgtgtgtgtgtgtgtgtgtgtgtgtgtgtgtgtgtgtgtgtgtgtgtgtgtgtgtcttttcccCATTGTATGGGCAGTAAGgtttcacttttaattaatttttgggATTAGACAACCCTGACCACTTAGCACAGAGCAAAAAACTctgattatttctgtttttctcccagtTTATATTGTGCAAGCACAATTGCATTCTCCTGGACTACACTATGCGAATTCTAACAGGATTTTGTTTGTTAGTCAAAAGAgttggatggagagatggattCAGTGTGCCAGGCAGTTCGTATGCACAGATTTCTTCAAATAATGTATTGcctgttatttttgtattgcgTCAGTCTTTTAACATGCATCTAACTTGTGTTTTCTCGACAGATGATCAGGGGGAGGATTTGTCACCCAAACAAGCCTGACACATTTAACCAGCTGTGGACTGTGGAGGAACAGGTAGGGAGTGAGCGTGTAAGATGTTGCACAATATTTTATCAGACTGAACTCATTTATCAGGGGAATGGTTTagtgtttggttttattttcataaaacaaccaacacataacacacatgTCTACAtattaaccaaaaaaacactaattcaatccatgcagaaacacaagcgaaacaaactataaacagcatataaaataaacaaagagacGACAACCAAGTATGTGTGGGGATCGCATGATGACACTCTCATAGCAACATTTTCAAACTCTTTGTAGACAAAAAATTGACTTTTAcgaaaaaaatttaaattcaatattaaatatCTGAAATTTACAGAACTGTAGTCTGTAAAACCATAATCATTTTGTGAAATCGGtttacaaaatgtgtttataagCAACTTACACGTATCTTAATTTGTTCTACCTGCCAGTTTCATGGGCTGTTTTTTGACTAATTTGTAATAAATCACATTACTAATACTAATGTACCAATAtgttagtattagtattattagtattatcatTTATACAGTAAGAACATTTGTCCTTACATGGTTTTCACCTGGcgttttgtgtattttctagAAAAAACTGGAGCAGCTTCTTGTTAAGTTCCCTCCTGAGGAAGTCGAGTCCAGAAGATGGCAGAAGATTGCTGATGAGCTGGGCAATCGAACAGCAAAACAGGTGACAAAGAGACTTAGGATTCActacaaaaaaatgcatgctcCTTTGATCCCCACTTATTACCTCCTTAATTCAGAATATTTGGTTTAGTTGCATATctataaatga encodes:
- the zzz3 gene encoding ZZ-type zinc finger-containing protein 3, which codes for MFLIYRPQPEPEECLPTSLPAPKKKQDAKQETKQESKQESKQDGKQDSKQDSKQDSKQDSKQDSKQDTKQDGKQESQQDIKQETKQDAKHDTKQEAKQDIQHDGQQQASLQGKETDSNASPAEAEQWTGSRKRGVSCLEKNITPEKPENCDRGKGARDASPPIKRPKRCSRSGESQGHEEHPEPLKPESPVSVPESSKDNSCEEFPSQNSAITAPASPVLSKKESELTGAKAEDGHMECGGAPHKSHKASNGLRESKAEEPSTLTEEPSASPTSATNCPSLLNGSQTGAPSSPDPAVPCRNSVLGQMEVSGSGESPASSAPALEAVPEDPVPELIVVKEQEVEEVEVDVVGEPLCLAHEEQVTESDSDTNGRPLTPLQEAAASTSSTTPNMNSSPINNNSNSGETTPPLATTPSPTEPGCNPSISSMPPSFTELYEHRYTLRTSPRRAATGGKATSSKPSSPPRDNGPLREEGEVLVRLEEDCPLVEKPPPSDSVGPSSEEPVSVDPADRAGGEIGGSVDGQEAESSKELTQSQAAEEEEEEEEPDVYYFESDHLALKHNKDYQRLLQTIGVLEAQRTQAILDLETLARHQREALADPISFVEQLQKRVNLGLPCPQRVVQLPDIAWEQYTSGLGDFEREFCDKKRKTRRLKLIFDKGLPIRPKSPVEPKKEGESSTMYSPLPTSDAPENGRQTQMIRGRICHPNKPDTFNQLWTVEEQKKLEQLLVKFPPEEVESRRWQKIADELGNRTAKQVASRVQKYFIKLTKAGIPVPGRTPNLCMYTKKASSKRQHHLNKHLYRPSTFLTSYEPPVYMDEDEERSAYYSSVQDPSADDSDEESVPVELRNLPEYKELLELKRLKKQKLQEIQEDKVGVRHVGYKCDVCGIEPIQGVRWHCQDCPSDNSVDFCSNCSDCLFTTETHKPNHHLEPVYQPKTFLDRDYCLPQSTGYNYLDPNYFPANR